The genomic interval GGTGTTATCGGGTTCGCTCACCGAAGGCGCCGGGCAGGGCTACTGTTCCAGCTTGCTCTTCGATGCCTTGCCTACCGTAAGCCTGCCGCGTACGCAGCTCTTGCCGCCCTGGCTGGCCAGGACCTTGAAGTGGACGAATTCTCCCAGGCGCTCGTCGACGTCCACGCGCAGTTGCAGCAGCGTGCCGGGAAACACCGGGCGGGTATTGCGCACTTCCGTGCGCAGCAGGATGTAGATGTCGTCCGGGTCGGGTGGCGAAGCCGCCCGGCGCGCTTCCAGCGCCATGAACATGGCGCAGGTCTGCGCCAGCGCTTCCGTTACGAGCACCCCGGGCATGACCGGGAAATCCGGAAAGTGCCCCTGGAACCAGGGCTCGGCACGCGAGACGGCTTTCACCGCGTCGAGCGATTCGCCTGGCAGGTAGGCACCCAGGGCGTCGACCAGCAGGAAGGGCTCGCGGTGCGGAATCAGGCTTTTCACATCGATGCGGCGCACGTCGACCGGGTCGGCGTTCCCCGATTGCAGGGCGAGGTGTGCGCTCATGCGCGGCGCTCCATCACCAGCGCGCCGAACTGCCCCTGTTCGTCGAGCGAAACGATGCCGAGCCGGCGCAGGACCGGCGGCTGGCTGCCGAGGATGTGCGTGCGCACCAGGTCGGCATCGCCCCACAGCACTTCGCGCGCCAGTCCTGGGGCCAGCAGCGTGCCGCAGGATTCGCCATAGCCGTACAGGCGCTCGCCCGGCAGCAGGCTGTTGCTCACACCGAGCCCGCCGATGGCGCTGCACAGGGCATCCATGTCGAGCAGGGCGCTGCCGCAGGCGAGGATCACCGCGTCGAGCGCGGGCGTGCCGAAGCGCGCCTGCGCCTCTGCCTTCAGCGCCTGCGCCAGCTCGAGCGCGCCGGCAGCGGCCTTCATGCGGATGCGCGGCGCGTAGAACACAAGGCCCGCATCGACCGGGGCGGGAACCAGCGCGTGCACCACCGCCACCTCGCGCTGGACGGCAAACGCGGCCCGGTGATAGTCCGACGCCACCTCGACCCCGCCGACGAGCGCGCAGTCGATCGCCCCTTCCACCAGGCCGTGCAGGGCTGTTTGCAGCGCATGCATGCCGCCGCTCTGGCCGGCGGCGATGGTGCAATTCGGCCCCGTGATGCCGATATAGCTGGCGAAATGGCTGCCCACCACATTGGCCAGGGTATTCGGCGCCAGCAGCGGGCTGGCCTCGTCCGGACCGTGCACCTTGATGCACAGGTCGAACTGGTAGTCGTCGCGCAGGTTGACGGTTTCCTCGCAGGTGTAGACGCCGATGCGCTCCGGTGCCGAGGAGAGCAGCTGCGCCAGGCGCGCCTCGTCGAGCACGGCCACCGCGGCGCCGCCGAACAGGCGGGTGGCGTCGCTCAGGTAACGGATCTTGCGGCCGAGGCGGCGTTCGCTGTCGTAGTCCGCCAGCGGCGCCTGCAGCGCGGCGTGGCGCTCCGCCAGGCCTGGCAGCAGTGCCGGGCTGCTGGTATCGGCCGCCAGCGTGTAGCGGCTGTTTGCAATCGCAAATTCCATCGTGGTCTCGCTCTGTGTGGTTATGGGTGGGCGGGTTCGAATCGGCTGAACAGCACGGTGGCGACATTGCCGCCGAAGGCGAAGGCGTTGCTCATCACATGGCGCATCGGCGGCGCGCGCGCGCGGCCGGGCACGACGTCGAGCCTGACGGGGAAGGCGCTGTCGATCTCGGTCGTGTTGATGGTCGGCGGGGCCACCCGGTGGTGCAGGGCCAGCGCGCAGGCCACCGCTTCGAAGGCGCTGGCCGCGCCCATGCAATGGCCCAGGCTCGACTTGATCGAACTGACCGGCAGGCTGGCGAGGCGCTCGCCGAACACGCGGTGCATGGCGACCGCTTCGGACTGGTCGTTGGCGGCGGTACCGGTACCGTGCGCGCTGACATAGTCGATGTCGTCCGGGCTCAAGCCGGCCAGCTGCAGCGCGCGGCCCATGGCGGCGACCGCGCCGCGCCCTTCCGGATGCGGTGCGGTGGCATGGTAGGCATCGCAGGTCAGCGCATAGCCGGTGACTTCGGCGTAGATGTGGGCGCCTCTAGCGAGGGCGTGTTCGTATTCTTCCAGCACCAGCATGGCCGCGCCTTCGCCCACCACCATGCCTTCGCGCCGCTGGTCGAAGGGACGGCAGGCGGTCGAGGCCGAGGCGCTCAAACGGTGGAAAATCGTGTAGCAGGCGCGGCTGAACGGGTCGGCGCCACCCACCCGGGGCCATGCTTTCCTGGCCGCTGCGGATGCGTGCGAAGCCGCTGCCGACGGCGTAGTTGCCGGCCGCGCAGGCGTTCACGAAGGTCATCGCGCCGCCCTGGCAACCGAAGCGCCGGGCCACCACGGTGGAGAGGAGCGAAGCGCCGAAGTTGGCCAGTCCTTTGCCCTCTTCCGGCGTCAGCACGGATGCTTCGTTCAGGTCGTGACGGTCGATGACCTGTTCCACGAGATCCTGGTTGCCCATCGTGGTACCGATCAGGACCGAGCAATCGTTGCCGTCGGCGAGCACCGCACCCAGGCCGGCGTCGCCCAGCGCCATGCGCGCCGCCGCCAGCGCATACCCGACCGCCTGGCCATACTCGCCCAGGCTCGCGTCCTGCGCTTCCGGCAAGTCTTCCCAGTCCTTGATTTCCGCCGCCAGGTCGCGCGGATACAGGGCGTTGGGCAGGCGGGTCAGCCTGTCCACGCCGCTGACACTGCCGGTCAGCGCGTTCCAGAATGCCTCGGTGCTCGATCCGACCGGGGAAACCACGCCCAGGCCGGTGATGACGACTCGTTTATTTGCCATTGGAAGTCTCCTTATGCGCTCATGCCGCCGTCGATGACGAGGGTCTGGCCGGTGATGTAATCGGCGTGCTGCGACAGCAGGTACAAGACGGCGTCGGCGACTTCGTCGACGCGGCCCATGCGCCGCAGCGGAATCCGTTTGTGCAGCTTCTCGCGCGCCGCTTCCGGCATCGCGCCGACCATGTCGGTGTCGATGAATCCGGGCGCGACGGCATTGACCTGGATGCCGAAGCGGGCCACTTCGGCCGCCAGCGTCGCCGTCAGCGCCAGCAGGGCCGCCTTGCTGGCGGCGTAGTTGGCCTGGCCCGGAGACGCGCGCAGGCCCGAGACCGAGGACATGTTGACCAGCTTGCCCTCGCTGCGGCGGATCATGCGCTCGAGAACAAAGCGCGCCATGTAGGCGCTGCCGTTCAGGTTGACGTCGATGACACGGTCCCAGTCGGCCAGCGGCATGGTCAGAAAACTTTTATCGCGGGTGATGCCGGCGTTGTTGACCAGGGCGAAAATCGGTCCCTGCGTGGATTCGATCTGTTCGACCAGTGCACTGGCGGCGTCGGGGTCGCTGATGTCGGCGCGGTAGGCGCTCACCTGGCGGTCGGCGCCGCGCAATTCGGCCACCATGGCGTCGGCGATAGCCGCTTCGTTCTGGTAAGTAAACGCCACGCGCGCGCCGCAGTCGGCCAGGCGGCGCACCACGCCATGGCCGATGCCGCGGGTGCCGCCGGTGACCAGCACCAGTTTGTTTCTCAAATCTACGAAC from Massilia sp. Se16.2.3 carries:
- a CDS encoding 3-hydroxyacyl-ACP dehydratase FabZ family protein produces the protein MSAHLALQSGNADPVDVRRIDVKSLIPHREPFLLVDALGAYLPGESLDAVKAVSRAEPWFQGHFPDFPVMPGVLVTEALAQTCAMFMALEARRAASPPDPDDIYILLRTEVRNTRPVFPGTLLQLRVDVDERLGEFVHFKVLASQGGKSCVRGRLTVGKASKSKLEQ
- a CDS encoding beta-ketoacyl synthase N-terminal-like domain-containing protein translates to MEFAIANSRYTLAADTSSPALLPGLAERHAALQAPLADYDSERRLGRKIRYLSDATRLFGGAAVAVLDEARLAQLLSSAPERIGVYTCEETVNLRDDYQFDLCIKVHGPDEASPLLAPNTLANVVGSHFASYIGITGPNCTIAAGQSGGMHALQTALHGLVEGAIDCALVGGVEVASDYHRAAFAVQREVAVVHALVPAPVDAGLVFYAPRIRMKAAAGALELAQALKAEAQARFGTPALDAVILACGSALLDMDALCSAIGGLGVSNSLLPGERLYGYGESCGTLLAPGLAREVLWGDADLVRTHILGSQPPVLRRLGIVSLDEQGQFGALVMERRA
- a CDS encoding beta-ketoacyl synthase; amino-acid sequence: MSASASTACRPFDQRREGMVVGEGAAMLVLEEYEHALARGAHIYAEVTGYALTCDAYHATAPHPEGRGAVAAMGRALQLAGLSPDDIDYVSAHGTGTAANDQSEAVAMHRVFGERLASLPVSSIKSSLGHCMGAASAFEAVACALALHHRVAPPTINTTEIDSAFPVRLDVVPGRARAPPMRHVMSNAFAFGGNVATVLFSRFEPAHP
- a CDS encoding beta-ketoacyl synthase N-terminal-like domain-containing protein; translation: MANKRVVITGLGVVSPVGSSTEAFWNALTGSVSGVDRLTRLPNALYPRDLAAEIKDWEDLPEAQDASLGEYGQAVGYALAAARMALGDAGLGAVLADGNDCSVLIGTTMGNQDLVEQVIDRHDLNEASVLTPEEGKGLANFGASLLSTVVARRFGCQGGAMTFVNACAAGNYAVGSGFARIRSGQESMAPGGWRRPVQPRLLHDFPPFERLGLDRLPSLRPAARRHGGGRRRGHAGAGRIRTRPR
- the fabG gene encoding 3-oxoacyl-ACP reductase FabG, whose product is MFVDLRNKLVLVTGGTRGIGHGVVRRLADCGARVAFTYQNEAAIADAMVAELRGADRQVSAYRADISDPDAASALVEQIESTQGPIFALVNNAGITRDKSFLTMPLADWDRVIDVNLNGSAYMARFVLERMIRRSEGKLVNMSSVSGLRASPGQANYAASKAALLALTATLAAEVARFGIQVNAVAPGFIDTDMVGAMPEAAREKLHKRIPLRRMGRVDEVADAVLYLLSQHADYITGQTLVIDGGMSA